GTGCGAGCGGCTGACCACCTCGTCACGCAGCTTCGCGCGCAAACCCAGGGCAAACGCTGTCTCGGCCACCAGGAACAGCGGCCCAATCACCAAGCCCGCCAGATCGTCGACGAACGCCGGCTTACGTCCTTCGTAGTAGTGGCCGACAAACTGGATGATCCAGCCGATCACGAACAGGCCGATGCCCACTGACAACCAGGCCGCCGTCGAATGTGCGGCCACGTGGTTGCCCGCCCACACGCACACGGCAATCAGCGCAAACATCACCACGCCGAACATCGCGTCCAAACGCAGGTAGAACAGCGTCGCCAGCGCCAGCACGAGCAGTGCCGGTGTTACGGCCACGCCAGACAGGTCTGCCAGCACGGGCCGCGACAGCAACACCGCAACCGCCAGCACAATCGCCGGAATGCCGACAAAGTGCGTGGCGATATTGCGGCCGTCCTGGTGGTAAGCGGCGTAGTTGGAAAGATGGTCAGACAGGGTGCGCATGAGGGCCTCCGGATTTTGTGCGTTTGCAGCATGGACGCTCCTGCCGCACGCTCGTTATGATCATTTCATCCTAGTCAGTGCACGGCATGCCGCTCTGTCGCGTAGCCGACACATTC
Above is a genomic segment from Ralstonia pickettii containing:
- a CDS encoding Mpo1 family 2-hydroxy fatty acid dioxygenase; the encoded protein is MRTLSDHLSNYAAYHQDGRNIATHFVGIPAIVLAVAVLLSRPVLADLSGVAVTPALLVLALATLFYLRLDAMFGVVMFALIAVCVWAGNHVAAHSTAAWLSVGIGLFVIGWIIQFVGHYYEGRKPAFVDDLAGLVIGPLFLVAETAFALGLRAKLRDEVVSRSHAMRAAMAVKHATA